The genomic interval AGCGGTCGGCGCCGTCCGGTGCCCATGGAAGGGTCCGAGTTCGTGATGCCCTGCGACATCGCCGTGCCCGCCATCGGCCAGCAGGTCAACCTGGCCCTGCTCGAGGGGCTCTCCGACATCGAGGTGACCAGATGGCACACCATCGTGGTCAACGATGTCACCAAACAGACCAACCGCCCGAAAATCTTCTCCGCCGGGGATTGTGAAACCGGTCCCAACGCGCTGATCACCGGCTGTGCCGGTGCCCGCAAGGCGGCCATCAGCATCGACCGCTTCATCAACGGTCTGCCACTGGAACCGGAAGAGGAGGACTGCTTCGACCAACTCTTCAAAAAGGTCAAGGTCTACGACGGCCAGGAAAACACGGGCCTGATCGGCGGGCGCTCGCGCTACCATTTAAGAATGCTGCCGCCGGAAAGCCGCAAATTCACCTTCGACGAGGTCGAGGAGGGCTATAGCGTTCCGGAGGCCATGGCCGAGGCCGATCGCTGTCTGCGGTGCTACAGCGTCGTGACGGTCGCCGTCTGACTGGCCGCGGCATCCCGGGAGTTAGTCGAGGGGCCCCAAAAAAGAAGGCTTTCACCAAAGGCAATCGGCCGCCATCACCCGCATATGCGGGTGATGGCGGCCGATTTGTATTTCGGGGACCGGCGGGGGCCGGTTTAGGCTGAGGGGGCTCAGGACTCGGGCGGTTTGGCGGCGGCGGTTTTGATCAACTCCCGCAGATTCATGTCGAGTTTGACACCGAAGCCGTTGCGATCTTTCCAGGCGATGCGGCCGGTGATGCGAATCGGGTCCTCGAAGCTGAACAGGGAAAAAACGATCGTCACCTCCTCACCGGGCGCGACGCTCTGCGGGGATTCGATGAACATGCCGTCGGCGCTGACGTTTTTGATGACGCCCGCATACTCTTGATCTTGGATGAAAAAGCGCGACGGGTTGGTGCTGTTTTGGCGGGGAAAGCGCCGCTGGTCCCGCTGCTGCCAATCCAGCAGCTTCAGCAGATCCCGGCATTGCTCGTCGGTCATGGCGTTGATCCGTTGGATCAGCCGCTCTCTGGTCTGGGACGCCTTCACGGGTGGGCCACTCCTTTGCAGGGATCTGCCGGTTCACCCTTTAGCTGCGGCCTCAAACGGGTTTTCTTTGCCGTCCGGGGGGTGCCAAAAAGACCCGGGTGCAGGCGAGGCGGCCCGCACCTCGGTTCGCAATGCCGTGCACCCGTTGCTGGAATCCCCGAGCCGGACGGGCGGCGCGGCGCGCCCTGGTCTGCCCTGTTGGCGCGGCCGCAGCGGTGACCTTAGTCGTTGGGGTGACACGCCACGCAGCTGGTGGGGCCGGTGGGCGCCAATTGGTCTGTGAGGGGCTTGCGGGACATCTCCAGCGCCAGGTTGGCCTCCTTGATCTGCTTGTGGCAGCCGATGCACGAGGCGTGGTAGGCACGTTTGAAGTAGAGGATCGCCATCTCTTCATCTATCCCGGCATTGTCGGGCTTCATGGGGGTGGTGATCAGGTCGTGGCAGCCGGAGGTGGTGCAGTTGAGGACGGGGCCGT from Desulfobacteraceae bacterium carries:
- a CDS encoding PilZ domain-containing protein, yielding MKASQTRERLIQRINAMTDEQCRDLLKLLDWQQRDQRRFPRQNSTNPSRFFIQDQEYAGVIKNVSADGMFIESPQSVAPGEEVTIVFSLFSFEDPIRITGRIAWKDRNGFGVKLDMNLRELIKTAAAKPPES
- a CDS encoding cytochrome c3 family protein; amino-acid sequence: MYRVGLLILCLIVIVAGSTWVGADQSQESVSEVCIPMGIITLAPPSGADQKRAAVEFNHPLHFDYNCKTCHHTWEGDGPVLNCTTSGCHDLITTPMKPDNAGIDEEMAILYFKRAYHASCIGCHKQIKEANLALEMSRKPLTDQLAPTGPTSCVACHPND